A single region of the Gossypium arboreum isolate Shixiya-1 chromosome 12, ASM2569848v2, whole genome shotgun sequence genome encodes:
- the LOC108465916 gene encoding pectinesterase-like, with protein sequence MSVKVVITAVSVILLVGVVAGFFAVIQHRKHSGGTELSLQMKAVSNFCSATSYKEACQKSLNSVNNTDPEQFISRSILVAEEAVKKFFNYSDSLIVKAKNNSRTKMALDDCKDMMSYAVQSLQASYSEVGNAQLHSISDRVSDLRTWLSAVISYQESCLDGFESDEIMKENMTIGITDARELTSNALAIVSKLSEILSKFGLQLKAPKTSRRLLSTGKDKYPSWFSNVDRKLLAKIDNSNIKPNAIVAMDGSGHFKTIAEALAAAPKQSNVRHVIYVKAGVYKEYITVDKKTINILMYGDGPRKTIVTGNKNYVDGTPTWKTSTFSAIGDGFICRSMGFQNTAGPSKHQAVALRIQSDRSAFFDCRMDGNQDTLYNHANRQFFRNCVISGTIDFIFGDSPTLIQNTLIIARRPMDNQLNTVTAQGKSDANENTGTVIQNCRIVPEQILFPDRFKIATYLGRPWKQYSTTVVMESTLADFIRPEGWTPWAGEAFEDTLYYAEYNNRGPGASLDKRVDWKGYHKIDKNTAMRFTAQSFLLSRENWLPQTGIPYIAGLRS encoded by the exons ATGTCGGTCAAAGTAGTAATAACAGCGGTTTCCGTTATTCTTTTGGTGGGAGTCGTCGCTGGCTTTTTTGCCGTAATTCAACATCGAAAACACAGTGGTGGTACCGAATTATCTCTGCAAATGAAGGCTGTTTCTAATTTTTGTTCAGCTACAAGTTACAAAGAAGCTTGCCAAAAGTCCCTCAACTCTGTTAATAACACTGATCCTGAACAATTTATCAGTCGGTCGATTTTAGTGGCTGAAGAAGCTGTTAAGAAGTTCTTTAATTATTCCGACTCGTTGATTGTTAAGGCCAAGAATAATAGCAGGACTAAGATGGCTTTGGATGATTGTAAGGACATGATGAGCTATGCGGTTCAATCCCTTCAAGCATCGTACTCCGAGGTGGGTAATGCTCAATTGCACAGCATTTCTGACCGTGTATCGGATCTTAGGACCTGGTTAAGTGCTGTTATATCGTACCAGGAGTCTTGCTTGGATGGTTTTGAAAGTGATGAAATCATGAAAGAAAACATGACAATTGGCATTACTGATGCTAGAGAACTCACTTCCAATGCTTTGGCAATCGTGTCCAAGTTATCGGAAATTCTTTCAAAATTTGGTCTCCAACTTAAGGCTCCTAAGACATCCCGTAGACTTCTTTCCACAGGGAAAGATAAGTATCCATCGTGGTTCTCGAATGTAGACCGTAAGCTTTTGGCTAAAATTGATAATAGTAACATAAAACCAAATGCTATTGTGGCTATGGATGGAAGTGGCCATTTCAAGACCATTGCTGAAGCCCTAGCTGCAGCTCCCAAGCAATCCAATGTCCGTCATGTGATCTATGTTAAGGCTGGAGTCTATAAAGAATACATCACCGTGGACAAAAAAACCATTAACATCCTTATGTATGGTGATGGCCCAAGAAAGACTATAGTCACTGGTAATAAGAATTATGTCGACGGCACACCAACATGGAAAACTTCTACTTTTT CTGCTATTGGAGATGGATTCATTTGTAGATCTATGGGTTTCCAAAACACTGCTGGTCCTTCGAAGCATCAGGCTGTGGCTCTTCGTATTCAATCTGATAGATCAGCGTTCTTTGATTGCCGAATGGATGGCAATCAAGACACATTGTACAATCATGCAAATCGTCAGTTTTTTCGCAACTGTGTCATTTCTGGAACCATTGACTTCATCTTTGGTGACTCCCCTACTCTTATCCAAAACACATTGATAATTGCAAGGAGACCAATGGATAATCAACTTAACACAGTGACCGCACAGGGCAAGTCCGATGCTAATGAGAACACCGGTACTGTAATCCAAAATTGCAGGATTGTCCCTGAGCAAATACTCTTTCCCGATAGGTTCAAGATTGCAACATACTTAGGCAGGCCATGGAAGCAATATTCTACAACTGTGGTCATGGAGTCCACTTTGGCAGACTTCATTCGGCCCGAGGGATGGACACCATGGGCTGGAGAAGCTTTCGAAGACACTCTTTATTATGCTGAGTACAATAACCGTGGCCCTGGTGCTAGTCTCGATAAGAGAGTTGACTGGAAGGGTTATCACAAGATCGATAAAAACACTGCTATGAGATTCACGGCTCAATCATTCCTTTTGAGTCGTGAGAATTGGTTGCCCCAAACTGGCATTCCTTACATAGCTGGTTTGAGATCTTGA
- the LOC108466080 gene encoding ADP-ribosylation factor-like yields MGLSFTKLFSRLFAKKEMRILMVGLDAAGKTTILYKLKLGEIVTTIPTIGFNVETVEYKNISFTVWDVGGQDKIRPLWRHYFQNTQGLIFVVDSNDRDRVVEARDELHRMLNEDELRDAVLLVFANKQDLPNAMNAAEITDKLGLHSLRQRHWYIQSTCATSGEGLYEGLDWLSNNIANKA; encoded by the exons ATGGGGCTGTCTTTCACAAAGCTGTTCAGCCGGCTTTTTGCCAAGAAGGAGATGCGTATATTGATGGTTGGACTTGATGCTGCTGGTAAAACCACCATTCTTTACAAGCTCAAGTTGGGAGAGATTGTCACCACAATTCCAACCATTG GTTTCAATGTGGAAACTGTGGAATACAAGAACATCAGCTTTACTGTCTGGGATGTTGGTGGCCAGGACAAG ATTCGTCCATTGTGGAGGCATTACTTCCAAAACACACAAGGACTCATTTTTGTGGTTGATAGCAATGATCGTGATCGTGTGGTCGAAGCCAGGGATGAGTTGCACAGGATGTTGAACGAG GATGAGTTGAGGGATGCTGTGCTGCTGGTATTTGCAAACAAGCAAGATCTTCCAAATGCTATGAATGCTGCCGAGATCACTGACAAGCTTGGCCTTCATTCTCTCCGTCAGCGCCACTG GTACATACAGAGCACATGTGCCACTTCCGGTGAAGGACTGTATGAGGGACTGGATTGGCTCTCAAACAACATTGCgaacaag GCTTAA